The genomic stretch GCGGGCCGGGGGCCAGGAGCGGGGCGACCCAACGTTCGTATTGCATCATCACTTTCAAGTCGAGGCCGTTCTGCCAGCGGTACTTGAACTCGCCATAAGCGTCTTGCTGTGTTTCGCCTTGGGGAATGAAAAATTGCGAAACCTTTACCATCCGAAATCCGGCGGTGATGCTACTCGCAGGATTGAGCCAGTAATTCGCCCATGCCTTGCCGCCGGTTCCTTCCCGGCCGATCCATGAGCCGAGAAGATTGCGGTTGATGGTGTAGCTGTCTTTGTAGAGCCCTTCGTAGTAGTAGAAGTTCCCACCCAGTACTTGGGTTGGGAAACTATCAGTCGTCCCGCCTTCGACATGCAGATCTAATTTGGAAAGCTTCGGGAAATGGCTGACGTAGATGCCCGGCATAACAGCTGAGCGGTTCGGTGCGTCCACCGGTGAGACGTCGTCGTGGACGAACGAATCGATATATGCCGTTACCCAATTGCGCAGGAATGGAAGGCGGTAGCGAATGTCGAAGTTGGCGTGGCGTGTGCCAGGTGTGTCGCGTGGATTGAATCCTACATTCGTGCCGCTGCTGGTGCTGGTTAGCGTCTGCCAGAAGGTGTGGAGAGTCAGAGGCTCCAAGCTTTTGCCGGCGAAGATGGAGCTGCGGGACAATCCGATTTCGAGATTCTTCGTGGGCTGAAGCATGATTTTTTGCCCAAACGTGAACGGATCTGGCGGGTACTTGTTGCCGTAGAGGCGTCCAAAAAAGTTGTCGTAGCGTACCGTCCCCAGCAGCTTCGAAAAGAGTGGAATGTAGAGCGGGAAAGTCCGGTTAAGCCGGATTCCATAAAATGGCGCGGCATTGTTGCTGAGCATTAGCGCCGTGCCGTCGTCCGGTCCCCACCAGTAGGTCTGTTTGCCGACGGAGATCTCATTGCTCAGCAGGTTGAAGGACGTATAGGTATCCAGCAATCGGAATACATTCTGTGTCGGTACACCGTTGAACGATTCACCGGGAATGGCATCAATCTGCGCCAGCGTCTGATTTACTTGCGGACTGTATCCCGGAACGGATGGAGCATGCTGGTATTCGCCGCGCACGAAAAACGAGAAGCGTCCGGATTCGGCGCGAGTTTCAAATCCCGCGATCTGCTGCAGGCCTTCGCCGAATGGACGGCCGAAGTCATCAACGATTGTCTGCCCAAAGTGGAACCCGTCGTTTAGTGGAGGTCCAGAGATGTACTGCGTGCGCGTGTAGACGCGATCGACTGAAAGCATCTTGTTCTGTTGTCCTTGTTGAAGCTCGCTCTCGCGGTGGAATTCCGACCGCAGAGCGTTGAGCAAAATACTGCCTTCGCTTTCCGGATGCGGATCTTCGGCTCGCGCGACCATGGCGTACACCGCCATGCGCGTCCACGGACGGATGCCGGCAAAGGCTGAATCGATGATGTTAAGAGCTGCGAGGCGCTCAACTGCAGGATAGATCCAGCTGTCGAGTTCGATGTAGGTGGAGCTCATGCGCTCAGCAGGAATCGGCATCTGCGCGGATTCAAAGGTGCCGTAGTTGACCTCGGGATCGTGATGATTCCGGTACACGCTTCGGCCAATCAGATAGCCCATCGTGCCGCCGATGAACACGTCTGATGGGAAGTGCTTCTCGCCAGTTACGCGAGCCATGCTGACCGCGGTAGCAAGGCCGTAGCTGGCAAACTGTGAGAACCAGCCCGGGTATTCATGGGCGATTACAGTTGCGATTGCGAACGAAAGGCTCGCGTGTCCCGAGGGAAACGATGTGCCACCTGGCTGGAAGAAGTTTCCTTGCCCCCGATCGACATCAGGACGCTCACGCCGCAGGCTGTACTTGAGGACGTCCGTTAGAACCAAGGTGTCGGCTGCTGCCTGTGCTGAGAGCAGTCCCGTTTCCCGCATGTGGTCGTCAGTGAAATGTTTTCCGCCTAGATACATTAGGCCCGAAGTTCCCAAAAAAAGGCCAAGTCCGATGTCGGAGAACGTCGCACTCCCTTGAACGTGACTATGCCTAGTCAGCTCGTGCGAGGTCGTCGAATCAGTTACGAACAGACCTGTGGCGATCCCACCTGTGGGTACTAGCCACTCGGCATCCGAGATTTTCAAGTGCGCAGGGCTTGTCCAGATGCGCTGCTGGTCTGAAAGAAATCCTTTAAAACCGCGCTTGGCGTCGTCGACAGCACTCGGACGCGCACTGGGTTTTGAGAGCGTGCTTTTAGCCGGCGGATTCTGCTGCGCCGTTTGGGCTTGCGTCCCCTGGGAGCAGGCGAAAATTAAGGCAAAAGTGAAGGCCACTGGATATTTGGCATGGCGTAGAGAACTCTCTAAAGAACTGCGGAATTTCAACAAATCGTCCTACTCTCCCTTTTGACAGTGGAAAAACAGTAACAATTGACAGGTTGAAGTAAGCACACGCTGTGTCATAAAACCAGGCCGGACGGCCAATGCCTCTAGCTCAGCTGTCCATTCGATCATAAATTCCCAGATTGGACATTATCCCCGCAGAATACCCTAGGGAATAAGCGATTTAGCTCTAAAAGATCATTTTTTGCTTGCCACATCGCTTCCAGCAGCTTACATTTTTTCAAGCTTGCGAGAAAGAACCAGCAAGCACTCGCTCCGTTAAAAGTCCTTTAACAATTCCGGGGCGACCTTGGGCCCTCGCCGCACCGAAAGATTTTTCGGCGAAGTCCTGTGGTTCAGCCAATTAATCACGCTGTGTTAAGAGCACGTCCTAAGTGACGATAGCGAAGCTTTGTCTGAAATTGCAAAGCTGAGATCGAACCGATATGCAAATGCTTCCCCCAGGCGCACACTCGGAATCTGCAGTTGTCCCACAATGGTTCGCAGTCTACACAACTTCCCGCCATGAAAAAGCAATCGCTGAACACTTCGCGATGAGAGAGATCGAGTCGTTCCTGCCTCTTTATCGCACGCAGCGCACGTGGAAGAACGGCTGCAGGATGGACCTGCAACTGCCTCTATTTCCCAATTATGTTTTTGTTCGAATACCTGCTCGTGCGCGAGTGCGCGTGCTCGAGGTTCCTGGAGTATTGTCTCTCGTCGGCACCGCGGGAAAGCCAGTGCCACTGCCAGAGCCGGAAATCGAGGCACTGCGTTCTTCTCTACCGTTCATCAAGTGTGAACCGCATCCTTACCTCGTGATCGGCGAGCGAGTGCGGATCAACGGCGGATCGCTGGAAGGCATGGAAGGCGTTCTGCTGCGGAAAAAAGGATCGCTCCGCGTTGTTCTTTCTCTCGACCTCATCATGAAAAGCGTCGCCGTGGAGGTTGACGCTGACAGTGTCGAACCTGTTCCTACGTTTGTCCGCCAGAAGCTGGCTTGAAAGCGCCATGATCCCCCCAAAAAATCAGCAGAAAAGTGTTACCGAGGTTCGCATCCTCGAAGCGGCCGTGCAGTTATTTGCGCGCAGCGGATTCAGCGGTACTAGCACCCGCGAGATCGCGCAACTAGCCGGTGTGAATGAAACCACGCTGTTCCGGTATTACGGAACAAAAAAGGAGCTCTTCTGGGCAGGGCTTGAGGCACGCCTATCTCGAATTAAGCTCAGCCGTGAGCTCCAAAGTGCGCTCAGTGGTGAAGACGATCCCGCCGAAGTTCTGCCCAAGGTTTTCCAATTCCTCGTGGAACTCATCTGGGGACAGCCGGACCTGATGCGGTTCCTTTACGTCTCCGCGCTGGAGCTTCCGCGAAGTGACGATATCTATCGCAAGCATTTGGGCGCTATTTTTGATTCAGTCAGTGCTTATCTGACTCGATGTGCGAAGCGGGGCGCGATTTCTGGTGTCGATCCGCACATGGCAACGTTGGCTTTTTTGGGTACGGTCATCTCTCATTTCAGCCTGTACCAGCTCTTCGTCGGTCGCGAGTTGCCCTTTGCCACCCCGAGTGACGCAAGTTCAACCTATTCCGCCTTTTGGCTTAACCTTTTGCACGGTGCGCTTGAGCCGCCGTTATTGGTCGGGAACCCAGGATCCTTGGTCGGCCATTAAAAGATTTCTCACAGAAGCAAGGTAAGGCTTTCTTATGATTCTGAAACGATTATTGCTCACGTCGCTCGTAGTATCTGGCGTTGCCGTTGCGCAGACCACACTGCGCGTTCCTTCTGGGAGCCCTAGCCAGTGTGACGGACCGAATTGCGTGAACGGCTCTCAGGCACCTGACACAAACAACGGTTTGGATGACACAGACATTTCCAATCAATCTGCTCAGCAGGACCAGAATCCCAGATACGATCGCGGTTCAACCTCAGGGCCGAATACCCGCACACCCGACCAGAGTGGCCGGTACGATCGCACCTATCAAAACGTGCCGACATACCGAATCCCAGGCGACCGTTCGGGGGATTTTCAGCGCGATCGCGAAGACGAGTTTCCCGGCACTGGCAGCGAACCACTCGATCTGTCGCTTACATATCCGCCGCGCAAGCAGCAACCGATCCGCGAAGAGCCAACGGAATTTCAGAAGTTTGTTTATAGCTCGACTGGGCAGCGTCTTCCCATTTACGGACGCAATCTGTTTGAGAACGTGCCCAGCACATTTGCTCCGGTTGATCGCATTCCTGTGCCCGCAGATTACGTTGTCGGGCCCGGCGACGAACTCTTGATTCGAGCGTGGGGACAGATCGATCTCGACGCGCGTGTCGTTGTGGATCGTAACGGTCAGATTTACTTGCCAAGAGTTGGCAGCGTGACGGTCGCGGGGCTTAAGTACGAGCAGGTGAATCCGTACCTAAAGACTGCGGTCGGACGCATCTTCAAGAACTTCGACTTGAACGTGAATCTTGGTCAGCTGCGCTCAATTCAGGTGTTTATAGTTGGGCAAGCGAAGCATCCTGGCACGTACACAGTTAGCTCGCTGAGTACGCTGGTGAACGCCTTGTTTGCTTCAGGCGGACCCGATAACACGGGATCGATGCGCCACATCCAGTTGAAGCGCAAGAACCAGGTTGTCTCCGAATTCGACCTTTATGACCTGCTTCTCAATGGCGACAAATCCAAAGATGTGGCTCTACTACCGGGAGACGTGATCTACATTCCTCCCGTTGGACAAATGGTCGCGATCGCTGGCAGCGTGAACATGCCTGCCATCTATGAAATCCGTGACAAGACAAGTGTTGCCGAGGAGCTTGAGACCGCTGGCGGGCTCAACACTACAGCCGACAGTACCCGTGCCGTGCTCGAAAGGATCGAGAATCGCACAACGCGGAAAGTAGAGGACTTCGCGCTCGACAAAGAAGGCGCCAACCGTGAACTGCGTGATGGCGACGTGTTGCGCGTCTTCTCTGTTTCGCCACGCTTTGAGAATGCAGTTACGCTGCGCGGAAGCGTTGCCCAGCCTGGGCGCTATCCGTGGCGCGAAGGCATGCGACTGTGCGACCTGATTCCTTCTCGGGACGCGATCATCAAGCGTGATTACTGGATGCGCCAGAATGCGCTCGCGCTCACGTCCATCAGCTGGTCAAATAACGCAGTTGAGCGACGCACGACGTTCACGCGCAACGCCGCAGAGGTTAATTGGGACTACGCTGTGGTTCAGCGGCTAAACCATGAAGATTTGACCGCGCACCTGTTTCCGTTCAACCTCGGGCACGCCATCTCCGATTGCCGTTCAGAGGACAACCTGCAGCTGGTCGCCGGTGACGTGATCACCATCTTCTCTCAAAACGATCTCGCGGTTCCTGTCGAGAAGCGGACGAAGTTTGTATGGCTCGAGGGGGAAGTGAAGCGTGCTGGAGTGTACCGAGTGCAGAAGGGAGAGACCTTGCGGGACGTTGTCGAGCGCGCCGGAGGCCTTACTCCTAACGCCTACCTGTTCGCCTCCGACTTCCGCCGCGAGTCCACGCGCATCGCGCAACAGAAAGAGCTGGATCGTCTGACTCAGGAGTTCGATAAGGAGCTGCGCAACCGGGCAGCACAGACCGGCGCTAAAGGAAACCAGGAAGAGCAGCTCGCGTTCCAGCAGCAGCTTCAGGCCCAGCAGAACGTGCTGGCGAAGCTGCGTGAGACCCAGGCTACCGGACGAATCGTTTTGGGACTCAAGCCCAACGACAATACCGTCGAGAACATCCCGGAGATGCCGCTCGAGGACGGTGACAAGTATGCAATCCCGGCGAGGCCGGAGACCGTTGAGGTGCTC from Terriglobales bacterium encodes the following:
- a CDS encoding capsule assembly Wzi family protein, which produces MKFRSSLESSLRHAKYPVAFTFALIFACSQGTQAQTAQQNPPAKSTLSKPSARPSAVDDAKRGFKGFLSDQQRIWTSPAHLKISDAEWLVPTGGIATGLFVTDSTTSHELTRHSHVQGSATFSDIGLGLFLGTSGLMYLGGKHFTDDHMRETGLLSAQAAADTLVLTDVLKYSLRRERPDVDRGQGNFFQPGGTSFPSGHASLSFAIATVIAHEYPGWFSQFASYGLATAVSMARVTGEKHFPSDVFIGGTMGYLIGRSVYRNHHDPEVNYGTFESAQMPIPAERMSSTYIELDSWIYPAVERLAALNIIDSAFAGIRPWTRMAVYAMVARAEDPHPESEGSILLNALRSEFHRESELQQGQQNKMLSVDRVYTRTQYISGPPLNDGFHFGQTIVDDFGRPFGEGLQQIAGFETRAESGRFSFFVRGEYQHAPSVPGYSPQVNQTLAQIDAIPGESFNGVPTQNVFRLLDTYTSFNLLSNEISVGKQTYWWGPDDGTALMLSNNAAPFYGIRLNRTFPLYIPLFSKLLGTVRYDNFFGRLYGNKYPPDPFTFGQKIMLQPTKNLEIGLSRSSIFAGKSLEPLTLHTFWQTLTSTSSGTNVGFNPRDTPGTRHANFDIRYRLPFLRNWVTAYIDSFVHDDVSPVDAPNRSAVMPGIYVSHFPKLSKLDLHVEGGTTDSFPTQVLGGNFYYYEGLYKDSYTINRNLLGSWIGREGTGGKAWANYWLNPASSITAGFRMVKVSQFFIPQGETQQDAYGEFKYRWQNGLDLKVMMQYERWVAPLLAPGPQNNFTTQVQLSFWPKDWKLQKP
- a CDS encoding UpxY family transcription antiterminator yields the protein MQMLPPGAHSESAVVPQWFAVYTTSRHEKAIAEHFAMREIESFLPLYRTQRTWKNGCRMDLQLPLFPNYVFVRIPARARVRVLEVPGVLSLVGTAGKPVPLPEPEIEALRSSLPFIKCEPHPYLVIGERVRINGGSLEGMEGVLLRKKGSLRVVLSLDLIMKSVAVEVDADSVEPVPTFVRQKLA
- a CDS encoding TetR/AcrR family transcriptional regulator, which gives rise to MIPPKNQQKSVTEVRILEAAVQLFARSGFSGTSTREIAQLAGVNETTLFRYYGTKKELFWAGLEARLSRIKLSRELQSALSGEDDPAEVLPKVFQFLVELIWGQPDLMRFLYVSALELPRSDDIYRKHLGAIFDSVSAYLTRCAKRGAISGVDPHMATLAFLGTVISHFSLYQLFVGRELPFATPSDASSTYSAFWLNLLHGALEPPLLVGNPGSLVGH
- a CDS encoding SLBB domain-containing protein gives rise to the protein MILKRLLLTSLVVSGVAVAQTTLRVPSGSPSQCDGPNCVNGSQAPDTNNGLDDTDISNQSAQQDQNPRYDRGSTSGPNTRTPDQSGRYDRTYQNVPTYRIPGDRSGDFQRDREDEFPGTGSEPLDLSLTYPPRKQQPIREEPTEFQKFVYSSTGQRLPIYGRNLFENVPSTFAPVDRIPVPADYVVGPGDELLIRAWGQIDLDARVVVDRNGQIYLPRVGSVTVAGLKYEQVNPYLKTAVGRIFKNFDLNVNLGQLRSIQVFIVGQAKHPGTYTVSSLSTLVNALFASGGPDNTGSMRHIQLKRKNQVVSEFDLYDLLLNGDKSKDVALLPGDVIYIPPVGQMVAIAGSVNMPAIYEIRDKTSVAEELETAGGLNTTADSTRAVLERIENRTTRKVEDFALDKEGANRELRDGDVLRVFSVSPRFENAVTLRGSVAQPGRYPWREGMRLCDLIPSRDAIIKRDYWMRQNALALTSISWSNNAVERRTTFTRNAAEVNWDYAVVQRLNHEDLTAHLFPFNLGHAISDCRSEDNLQLVAGDVITIFSQNDLAVPVEKRTKFVWLEGEVKRAGVYRVQKGETLRDVVERAGGLTPNAYLFASDFRRESTRIAQQKELDRLTQEFDKELRNRAAQTGAKGNQEEQLAFQQQLQAQQNVLAKLRETQATGRIVLGLKPNDNTVENIPEMPLEDGDKYAIPARPETVEVLGAVYNQNSFIYKDGHSLNDYLGQAGGGTRDADQKRLFVVRADGTVESKQMHSSMFFGNFGSMKLMPGDTIVMPQKIQIGSAVTAFRDWTQIFSQLALGAASISILATH